From a single Tursiops truncatus isolate mTurTru1 chromosome 20, mTurTru1.mat.Y, whole genome shotgun sequence genomic region:
- the PLCD3 gene encoding 1-phosphatidylinositol 4,5-bisphosphate phosphodiesterase delta-3 isoform X2 — MLCGRWRSRHRRREEPPVPAQVAAPVALPSPPAPQDGGNKRPGLRALKKMGLTEDEDVRAMLRGSRLCKIRSRTWQKERLYRLQEDGLSVWFQRRIPRAPSQHIFFVQHIEAVREGHQSEGLRRFGGAFEPARCLTIAFKGRRKNLDLAAPTAEEAQRWVRGLAKLRARLDAMSQRERLDHWIHFYLHRADSNQDSKMSFKEIKNLLRMVNVDMNDMYAYGLFKECDRSNNEWLEGPEIEEFLRRLLKRPELEEIFHRYSGEDRVLSAPELLEFLEDQGEDDATLAHAQQLIHTYELNETAKQHELMTLDGFMMYLLSPEGAALNPAHTCVFQDMNQSLAHYFISSSHNTYLTDSQIGGPSSTEAYVRAFAQGCRCVELDCWEGPGGEPVIYHGHTLTSKILFRDVIQAVRDHAFTLSPYPVILSLENHCGLEQQAAMARHLHTILGDMLVTQLLDSQNPEELPSPELKGRVLVKGKRLPAARNEDGRILSDREEDNEDEDEEEEAGAPEQRRRAKQISPELSALAVYCCASRLRTLRPAPAPPQPCQVSSLSERKAKKLIREAGNSFIRHNACQLTRVYPLGLRMNSANYNPQEMWNSGCQLVALNFQTPGYEMDLNAGRFLINGQCGYVLKPACLRQPDTTFDPECPGPPRTTFTIQVLTAQQLPKLNAEKPNSIVDPLVRIEIHGVPADCACKETNYVLNNGFNPRWGQTLQFQLRAPELVLVRFVVEDYDATSPNDFVGQFTLPLSSLKQGYRHIHLLSKDGASLSPATLFVHICIQRS, encoded by the exons GCCTGACGGAGGACGAGGACGTGCGCGCCATGCTGCGGGGCTCCCGGCTCTGCAAGATCCGCTCGCGGACATGGCAAAAGGAGCGGCTGTACCGGCTGCAGGAGGACGGCCTGAGCGTGTGGTTCCAGCGGCGCATCCCGCGCGCGCCTTCGCAGCACATCT TCTTCGTGCAGCACATCGAGGCCGTCCGCGAGGGCCACCAGTCCGAGGGCCTGCGGCGCTTCGGGGGCGCCTTCGAGCCGGCGCGCTGCCTAACCATCGCCTTCAAGGGGCGTCGCAAGAACTTGGACCTGGCGGCGCCCACGGCCGAGGAGGCGCAGCGCTGGGTGCGCGGTCTGGCCAAGCTGCGCGCGCGCCTCGATGCCATGAGCCAGCGCGAGCGCCTCGACCA CTGGATCCACTTCTATCTGCATCGAGCGGACTCCAACCAGGACAGTAAGATGAGCTTCAAGGAGATCAAGAACCTGCTCCGCATGGTCAACGTGGACATGAACGACATGTACGCCTACGGCCTCTTCAAG gaGTGTGACCGCTCCAACAATGAGTGGCTGGAGGGGCCTGAGATCGAGGAGTTTCTGCGACGGCTGCTGAAACGCCCCGAGCTGGAGGAGATCTTCCATCGGTACTCGGGCGAGGACCGGGTGTTGAGCGCCCCCGAGCTGCTGGAGTTCCTGGAGGACCAGGGTGAGGATGACGCCACACTGGCCCACGCCCAGCAGCTCATCCACACCTATGAGCTCAACGAGACAG CCAAGCAGCACGAGCTGATGACTCTGGATGGCTTCATGATGTACCTGTTGTCGCCTGAGGGGGCTGCCCTGAACCCGGCCCACACGTGTGTGTTCCAGGACATGAACCAGTCCCTGGCCCACTACTTCATCTCCTCCTCCCATAATACCTACCTGACCGACTCTCAGATCGGTGGGCCCAGCAGCACCGAGGCCTATGTTAG AGCCTTTGCCCAGGGATGCCGCTGTGTGGAGCTTGACTgctgggaggggccaggaggggagcCGGTCATCTACCATGGCCACACCCTCACCTCCAAGATCCTCTTCCGAGACGTGATCCAGGCAGTGCGTGACCATGCCTTCACG CTGTCTCCGTACCCCGTCATCCTGTCCCTCGAGAACCACTGTGGGCTGGAGCAGCAGGCTGCCATGGCCCGTCACCTCCACACCATCCTGGGGGACATGCTGGTGACGCAGCTGCTGGACTCCCAGAACCCTGAAGAGCTGCCGTCCCCAGAG CTGAAAGGCCGGGTCCTGGTGAAGGGGAAGAGGCTGCCAGCTGCTCGGAATGAGGACGGTCGAATTCTGTCAGACCGGGAGGAGGACAACGAAGACGAGGACGAAGAAGAGGAGGCGGGGGCCCCAGAGCAGAGGCGGCGG GCCAAGCAGATCTCCCCGGAGCTGTCGGCCCTGGCCGTGTACTGCTGTGCCAGCCGCCTGCGGACCCTgcgccctgccccagccccgccccagccctgccaggtCAGCTCCCTCAGCGAGCGCAAGGCCAAGAAGCTCATCCGAGAGGCAG GGAACAGCTTCATCAGGCACAATGCCTGCCAACTGACCCGTGTCTACCCACTGGGGCTGCGGATGAACTCCGCCAACTACAACCCCCAGGAGATGTGGAACTCGGGCTGTCAGCTGG TGGCCCTGAACTTCCAGACGCCAGGTTATGAGATGGACCTCAATGCCGGGCGCTTCCTTATCAATGGGCAGTGCGGCTATGTCCTGAAACCTGCCTGTCTGCGGCAGCCTGACACAACCTTTGACCCTGAGTGTCCTGGACCCCCCAGAACGACTTTCACCATCCAG GTGCTGACCGCGCAGCAGCTGCCCAAGCTGAATGCCGAGAAGCCAAACTCCATCGTGGACCCGCTGGTGCGCATTGAGATCCACGGGGTGCCCGCAGACTGTGCTTGCAAGGAGACCAACTACGTGCTCAACAACG GCTTCAACCCCCGCTGGGGGCAGACCCTGCAGTTCCAGCTGCGGGCTCCGGAGCTGGTGCTGGTCCGGTTCGTGGTAGAAGATTATGATGCCACGTCCCCCAATGACTTTGTGGGCCAGTTTACACTGCCTCTCAGCAGCCTGAAGCAAG GATACCGCCACATCCACCTGCTTTCCAAGGACGGGGCCTCACTGTCACCAGCCACCCTCTTTGTCCACATCTGCATCCAGCGCTCCTGA
- the PLCD3 gene encoding 1-phosphatidylinositol 4,5-bisphosphate phosphodiesterase delta-3 isoform X1, which translates to MLCGRWRSRHRRREEPPVPAQVAAPVALPSPPAPQDGGNKRPGLRALKKMGLTEDEDVRAMLRGSRLCKIRSRTWQKERLYRLQEDGLSVWFQRRIPRAPSQHIFFVQHIEAVREGHQSEGLRRFGGAFEPARCLTIAFKGRRKNLDLAAPTAEEAQRWVRGLAKLRARLDAMSQRERLDHWIHFYLHRADSNQDSKMSFKEIKNLLRMVNVDMNDMYAYGLFKECDRSNNEWLEGPEIEEFLRRLLKRPELEEIFHRYSGEDRVLSAPELLEFLEDQGEDDATLAHAQQLIHTYELNETAKQHELMTLDGFMMYLLSPEGAALNPAHTCVFQDMNQSLAHYFISSSHNTYLTDSQIGGPSSTEAYVRAFAQGCRCVELDCWEGPGGEPVIYHGHTLTSKILFRDVIQAVRDHAFTLSPYPVILSLENHCGLEQQAAMARHLHTILGDMLVTQLLDSQNPEELPSPEQLKGRVLVKGKRLPAARNEDGRILSDREEDNEDEDEEEEAGAPEQRRRAKQISPELSALAVYCCASRLRTLRPAPAPPQPCQVSSLSERKAKKLIREAGNSFIRHNACQLTRVYPLGLRMNSANYNPQEMWNSGCQLVALNFQTPGYEMDLNAGRFLINGQCGYVLKPACLRQPDTTFDPECPGPPRTTFTIQVLTAQQLPKLNAEKPNSIVDPLVRIEIHGVPADCACKETNYVLNNGFNPRWGQTLQFQLRAPELVLVRFVVEDYDATSPNDFVGQFTLPLSSLKQGYRHIHLLSKDGASLSPATLFVHICIQRS; encoded by the exons GCCTGACGGAGGACGAGGACGTGCGCGCCATGCTGCGGGGCTCCCGGCTCTGCAAGATCCGCTCGCGGACATGGCAAAAGGAGCGGCTGTACCGGCTGCAGGAGGACGGCCTGAGCGTGTGGTTCCAGCGGCGCATCCCGCGCGCGCCTTCGCAGCACATCT TCTTCGTGCAGCACATCGAGGCCGTCCGCGAGGGCCACCAGTCCGAGGGCCTGCGGCGCTTCGGGGGCGCCTTCGAGCCGGCGCGCTGCCTAACCATCGCCTTCAAGGGGCGTCGCAAGAACTTGGACCTGGCGGCGCCCACGGCCGAGGAGGCGCAGCGCTGGGTGCGCGGTCTGGCCAAGCTGCGCGCGCGCCTCGATGCCATGAGCCAGCGCGAGCGCCTCGACCA CTGGATCCACTTCTATCTGCATCGAGCGGACTCCAACCAGGACAGTAAGATGAGCTTCAAGGAGATCAAGAACCTGCTCCGCATGGTCAACGTGGACATGAACGACATGTACGCCTACGGCCTCTTCAAG gaGTGTGACCGCTCCAACAATGAGTGGCTGGAGGGGCCTGAGATCGAGGAGTTTCTGCGACGGCTGCTGAAACGCCCCGAGCTGGAGGAGATCTTCCATCGGTACTCGGGCGAGGACCGGGTGTTGAGCGCCCCCGAGCTGCTGGAGTTCCTGGAGGACCAGGGTGAGGATGACGCCACACTGGCCCACGCCCAGCAGCTCATCCACACCTATGAGCTCAACGAGACAG CCAAGCAGCACGAGCTGATGACTCTGGATGGCTTCATGATGTACCTGTTGTCGCCTGAGGGGGCTGCCCTGAACCCGGCCCACACGTGTGTGTTCCAGGACATGAACCAGTCCCTGGCCCACTACTTCATCTCCTCCTCCCATAATACCTACCTGACCGACTCTCAGATCGGTGGGCCCAGCAGCACCGAGGCCTATGTTAG AGCCTTTGCCCAGGGATGCCGCTGTGTGGAGCTTGACTgctgggaggggccaggaggggagcCGGTCATCTACCATGGCCACACCCTCACCTCCAAGATCCTCTTCCGAGACGTGATCCAGGCAGTGCGTGACCATGCCTTCACG CTGTCTCCGTACCCCGTCATCCTGTCCCTCGAGAACCACTGTGGGCTGGAGCAGCAGGCTGCCATGGCCCGTCACCTCCACACCATCCTGGGGGACATGCTGGTGACGCAGCTGCTGGACTCCCAGAACCCTGAAGAGCTGCCGTCCCCAGAG CAGCTGAAAGGCCGGGTCCTGGTGAAGGGGAAGAGGCTGCCAGCTGCTCGGAATGAGGACGGTCGAATTCTGTCAGACCGGGAGGAGGACAACGAAGACGAGGACGAAGAAGAGGAGGCGGGGGCCCCAGAGCAGAGGCGGCGG GCCAAGCAGATCTCCCCGGAGCTGTCGGCCCTGGCCGTGTACTGCTGTGCCAGCCGCCTGCGGACCCTgcgccctgccccagccccgccccagccctgccaggtCAGCTCCCTCAGCGAGCGCAAGGCCAAGAAGCTCATCCGAGAGGCAG GGAACAGCTTCATCAGGCACAATGCCTGCCAACTGACCCGTGTCTACCCACTGGGGCTGCGGATGAACTCCGCCAACTACAACCCCCAGGAGATGTGGAACTCGGGCTGTCAGCTGG TGGCCCTGAACTTCCAGACGCCAGGTTATGAGATGGACCTCAATGCCGGGCGCTTCCTTATCAATGGGCAGTGCGGCTATGTCCTGAAACCTGCCTGTCTGCGGCAGCCTGACACAACCTTTGACCCTGAGTGTCCTGGACCCCCCAGAACGACTTTCACCATCCAG GTGCTGACCGCGCAGCAGCTGCCCAAGCTGAATGCCGAGAAGCCAAACTCCATCGTGGACCCGCTGGTGCGCATTGAGATCCACGGGGTGCCCGCAGACTGTGCTTGCAAGGAGACCAACTACGTGCTCAACAACG GCTTCAACCCCCGCTGGGGGCAGACCCTGCAGTTCCAGCTGCGGGCTCCGGAGCTGGTGCTGGTCCGGTTCGTGGTAGAAGATTATGATGCCACGTCCCCCAATGACTTTGTGGGCCAGTTTACACTGCCTCTCAGCAGCCTGAAGCAAG GATACCGCCACATCCACCTGCTTTCCAAGGACGGGGCCTCACTGTCACCAGCCACCCTCTTTGTCCACATCTGCATCCAGCGCTCCTGA
- the PLCD3 gene encoding 1-phosphatidylinositol 4,5-bisphosphate phosphodiesterase delta-3 isoform X3, with product MACPGHLLQGLTEDEDVRAMLRGSRLCKIRSRTWQKERLYRLQEDGLSVWFQRRIPRAPSQHIFFVQHIEAVREGHQSEGLRRFGGAFEPARCLTIAFKGRRKNLDLAAPTAEEAQRWVRGLAKLRARLDAMSQRERLDHWIHFYLHRADSNQDSKMSFKEIKNLLRMVNVDMNDMYAYGLFKECDRSNNEWLEGPEIEEFLRRLLKRPELEEIFHRYSGEDRVLSAPELLEFLEDQGEDDATLAHAQQLIHTYELNETAKQHELMTLDGFMMYLLSPEGAALNPAHTCVFQDMNQSLAHYFISSSHNTYLTDSQIGGPSSTEAYVRAFAQGCRCVELDCWEGPGGEPVIYHGHTLTSKILFRDVIQAVRDHAFTLSPYPVILSLENHCGLEQQAAMARHLHTILGDMLVTQLLDSQNPEELPSPEQLKGRVLVKGKRLPAARNEDGRILSDREEDNEDEDEEEEAGAPEQRRRAKQISPELSALAVYCCASRLRTLRPAPAPPQPCQVSSLSERKAKKLIREAGNSFIRHNACQLTRVYPLGLRMNSANYNPQEMWNSGCQLVALNFQTPGYEMDLNAGRFLINGQCGYVLKPACLRQPDTTFDPECPGPPRTTFTIQVLTAQQLPKLNAEKPNSIVDPLVRIEIHGVPADCACKETNYVLNNGFNPRWGQTLQFQLRAPELVLVRFVVEDYDATSPNDFVGQFTLPLSSLKQGYRHIHLLSKDGASLSPATLFVHICIQRS from the exons ATGGCCTGCCCAGGGCATCTCCTGCAGG GCCTGACGGAGGACGAGGACGTGCGCGCCATGCTGCGGGGCTCCCGGCTCTGCAAGATCCGCTCGCGGACATGGCAAAAGGAGCGGCTGTACCGGCTGCAGGAGGACGGCCTGAGCGTGTGGTTCCAGCGGCGCATCCCGCGCGCGCCTTCGCAGCACATCT TCTTCGTGCAGCACATCGAGGCCGTCCGCGAGGGCCACCAGTCCGAGGGCCTGCGGCGCTTCGGGGGCGCCTTCGAGCCGGCGCGCTGCCTAACCATCGCCTTCAAGGGGCGTCGCAAGAACTTGGACCTGGCGGCGCCCACGGCCGAGGAGGCGCAGCGCTGGGTGCGCGGTCTGGCCAAGCTGCGCGCGCGCCTCGATGCCATGAGCCAGCGCGAGCGCCTCGACCA CTGGATCCACTTCTATCTGCATCGAGCGGACTCCAACCAGGACAGTAAGATGAGCTTCAAGGAGATCAAGAACCTGCTCCGCATGGTCAACGTGGACATGAACGACATGTACGCCTACGGCCTCTTCAAG gaGTGTGACCGCTCCAACAATGAGTGGCTGGAGGGGCCTGAGATCGAGGAGTTTCTGCGACGGCTGCTGAAACGCCCCGAGCTGGAGGAGATCTTCCATCGGTACTCGGGCGAGGACCGGGTGTTGAGCGCCCCCGAGCTGCTGGAGTTCCTGGAGGACCAGGGTGAGGATGACGCCACACTGGCCCACGCCCAGCAGCTCATCCACACCTATGAGCTCAACGAGACAG CCAAGCAGCACGAGCTGATGACTCTGGATGGCTTCATGATGTACCTGTTGTCGCCTGAGGGGGCTGCCCTGAACCCGGCCCACACGTGTGTGTTCCAGGACATGAACCAGTCCCTGGCCCACTACTTCATCTCCTCCTCCCATAATACCTACCTGACCGACTCTCAGATCGGTGGGCCCAGCAGCACCGAGGCCTATGTTAG AGCCTTTGCCCAGGGATGCCGCTGTGTGGAGCTTGACTgctgggaggggccaggaggggagcCGGTCATCTACCATGGCCACACCCTCACCTCCAAGATCCTCTTCCGAGACGTGATCCAGGCAGTGCGTGACCATGCCTTCACG CTGTCTCCGTACCCCGTCATCCTGTCCCTCGAGAACCACTGTGGGCTGGAGCAGCAGGCTGCCATGGCCCGTCACCTCCACACCATCCTGGGGGACATGCTGGTGACGCAGCTGCTGGACTCCCAGAACCCTGAAGAGCTGCCGTCCCCAGAG CAGCTGAAAGGCCGGGTCCTGGTGAAGGGGAAGAGGCTGCCAGCTGCTCGGAATGAGGACGGTCGAATTCTGTCAGACCGGGAGGAGGACAACGAAGACGAGGACGAAGAAGAGGAGGCGGGGGCCCCAGAGCAGAGGCGGCGG GCCAAGCAGATCTCCCCGGAGCTGTCGGCCCTGGCCGTGTACTGCTGTGCCAGCCGCCTGCGGACCCTgcgccctgccccagccccgccccagccctgccaggtCAGCTCCCTCAGCGAGCGCAAGGCCAAGAAGCTCATCCGAGAGGCAG GGAACAGCTTCATCAGGCACAATGCCTGCCAACTGACCCGTGTCTACCCACTGGGGCTGCGGATGAACTCCGCCAACTACAACCCCCAGGAGATGTGGAACTCGGGCTGTCAGCTGG TGGCCCTGAACTTCCAGACGCCAGGTTATGAGATGGACCTCAATGCCGGGCGCTTCCTTATCAATGGGCAGTGCGGCTATGTCCTGAAACCTGCCTGTCTGCGGCAGCCTGACACAACCTTTGACCCTGAGTGTCCTGGACCCCCCAGAACGACTTTCACCATCCAG GTGCTGACCGCGCAGCAGCTGCCCAAGCTGAATGCCGAGAAGCCAAACTCCATCGTGGACCCGCTGGTGCGCATTGAGATCCACGGGGTGCCCGCAGACTGTGCTTGCAAGGAGACCAACTACGTGCTCAACAACG GCTTCAACCCCCGCTGGGGGCAGACCCTGCAGTTCCAGCTGCGGGCTCCGGAGCTGGTGCTGGTCCGGTTCGTGGTAGAAGATTATGATGCCACGTCCCCCAATGACTTTGTGGGCCAGTTTACACTGCCTCTCAGCAGCCTGAAGCAAG GATACCGCCACATCCACCTGCTTTCCAAGGACGGGGCCTCACTGTCACCAGCCACCCTCTTTGTCCACATCTGCATCCAGCGCTCCTGA